The nucleotide window AGGTTTAGGGGGAGGACAATTTTGAGTAGAATTGCATTGATAACTTGGTAAAGTTCCAGGTAATAAAGCCCCTGCTACTTCCTTGAGTGACTCATAGGGATCATCTTTAGGAAGCAAAGTTAACACCAAAGGGCAGTTACTCCCACTCTTATGAGTTTTAGCACAAAGTACATATTGTCGAGGGGTATTAGAATCCTCACGGTAATCAAATGCTAGTAAACCATCTTCCCTAAAAATATCTAACCGTCGGGCAATTTCTTCACATCGTTTTTGGGTGTCCCATTCGTCTCCCATCTCTCGAACCATTCTTAACCAGGGTTTGAACCCTTTATCATGACGATAAATAACAGACCAAATCTTACCACCTCGGCGACTATCCGCTTGTAGTTCACAGTAAAAACGGCTTGTTTTTGAAACCACTGTTTCTGGAGGTCGGTCTCGATAAAGGGTATAAGCTAAACCTGCAATAGCAACCATTGTACCGATTATTGCAAGCCCTACATTTAATCTATCAAAGGCCATAACAGCTTATTTTCAAGAAAATTTCTGATAAAATCTAATCCTTAGCTTATAAATGATTTAAGTATTTTGTCAATGGATAAGTACCTGGACATAAATAAAGTTGGTTATATTAAGTTTTGTAAACAATGCGGAAATGTTCAGCCTGTAATAGTTTCGT belongs to Gloeothece citriformis PCC 7424 and includes:
- a CDS encoding COP23 domain-containing protein, giving the protein MAFDRLNVGLAIIGTMVAIAGLAYTLYRDRPPETVVSKTSRFYCELQADSRRGGKIWSVIYRHDKGFKPWLRMVREMGDEWDTQKRCEEIARRLDIFREDGLLAFDYREDSNTPRQYVLCAKTHKSGSNCPLVLTLLPKDDPYESLKEVAGALLPGTLPSYQCNSTQNCPPPKPVTISLQDQL